AAGGAATACTCTTACCCTCGCCTTCTAAAATCACAATGAGCGCTCCCTATGATAACCTCACTTTATGCTGCCTTACTCACCCTAATCTATATCGGCTTGTCGATCTATGTGATTGCGGGACGTTGGAAGTTCAAACTTGCCGTCGGTGATGGCAATCAAGACAACATGAAACGCCGCATCCGCGCACATGGAAATTTTGCCGAATACGCCCCGCTATTTTTGATTATCCTTGGCCTGGCCGAATATAGCGGTCTGCCTGCCTCTGCTGTGCATGGTTTTGGACTCTTATTCGTGGCCGCACGGTTGTTGCATGCTTACAGCCTTACTATAGGTGAGCGTTACAAAGACGGCATCTTGACTGGAGGAATTCGTTTCAGGTCCATAGGTATGGTAGGAACGTTTACTTCAATGGCATTGTTAGCGCTGGTTTTAATAGTACAATGGATAGCCAA
This portion of the Alphaproteobacteria bacterium genome encodes:
- a CDS encoding MAPEG family protein — translated: MITSLYAALLTLIYIGLSIYVIAGRWKFKLAVGDGNQDNMKRRIRAHGNFAEYAPLFLIILGLAEYSGLPASAVHGFGLLFVAARLLHAYSLTIGERYKDGILTGGIRFRSIGMVGTFTSMALLALVLIVQWIANSH